Sequence from the Prunus persica cultivar Lovell chromosome G5, Prunus_persica_NCBIv2, whole genome shotgun sequence genome:
GGGTGTTTATATtacaaattagggttttgatttgtatttttctctgGGTCCAGTCGGcgcttttcaatttcaattcttttttgACGGTGGTGCTGCTCGTGATTTGCACGTGCACGTTCTTGAAGATGCAGTTCCCGGCCGTCCTCGAGCAGAAAACTGGGTCAGTCTCAGTTCCATGGCTTCTCTAATTACAATTACTTACTTTAATGGGTTGtttgttaatatttgttttccaTTAATTGCATTGAACTTTAagtgtttttgtttatgtgaATGGATACTGCTTTGATCGGAATACGTTTGATAAAAGTCCTGAATGATGTTGTTTGCAAAACCTATAACAATGTCCAGGCTTGGAAACTATTACCCTAATTGTAACTTGTAAGCATTGAAGTGTTTGCAATATATGATCACTGCCTATGCACATTGTTAGGTGAGGCTAAAATACTTCATTGAAATCTGTAAGTCAGCCCTTCTGCTTGGTTTAAGCATTGCATCGCAGTAAAGATTGCTTAAACACAAAAGGGTTGCAATTTTGCAAACTGGTTATGTCTTCTTCCTGGCTTGTTTGAAAGGCAATGGTCTTTCACACGCCCGTATACACACATACTAGATGATTGCTATTTGGACTCTGATTTTCACGTGCGGCATAGTCTTCTTTATGTATTCCATCGTCCTGCTTACTCTATAAGAGTTCTCTCCGTAGGGTACTTGCTTTTCTTCTACTTGATTTACTGAATTATTTTCTTCCGTTCGGTGATGTTTGTGTCATACTTTCCTTCATGCTTCCATGCCTTTGTATGATATGTCAAAATTCAAGATCTAGCTCTGTTCTGATTccatgccttttttttttgtccggTCAATGTTCTGATTCCATGTTTGGTGCTGGCAGGTTCCGGGGATTTTTTTGGAAGGCAGCTAGAATAGGTAGGTTACTAAGATTTTCTTTTGACTTATTATCTATCATGTTGCTGCTAGAGTAGTTGGAATTACCTAGTTCATGGGTGTGATAGATGACTTTGTTGCCACTTGGAACAGGTGAACGCTTGAGCCCTTGGGTTGCTGCTGGATGCTTTACAATGGGAATTTCAATCTTATTTTTCTAGGCCCAGGTTGCTTTTGTGCTCCAGGAAGCAGTTGCAGCTCTTTgttcatttatcttttttgcCCTAACACATATTGGTTCTTGTACGTGACCTCGTACAATTGCGATGCTAATGAATTTACATATTAGGTTTCTGGTTTAAATGATTTGAACATCTAGTTGGTGGTTTAATTTTGCGACAAAAACTTGTATAACTTGCAGGTTGATTTGTATATAGATAGTGTTACAGTTATTTCTCTCTCCACATCATGAATGAATGGAAAATCAGCTTCTTATTTCTTTGCCTCTCTCtgttcaattcctaatttgaATTGGCTGGTGTTAATACTTTCATACCTCGCATATGGAGGGATCGAACGACCTTAAATACTGTGTTTTCCTTTATTATAGTGggaaaatatgaatataaCATACATTCTTTTGATAATTTGTTTCCATATCTTGTACTCAAAAAACTAAACACCccgaaggaaaaaaaaaagttatgacAAACCACCTGATAAGTATTTTGTCATTGCAAATTGAGCAAGCAGTAAACATGTGACTAaatcaagcaaacaaaaataaaaatccaccTGGAACAAAACCTCAAAACCTACCTAAAACGTAAGagaactatttttaaaaacctaGCTAGATGATCTACATGATCTACTAATTCAAATAACTAATTAAGCTTTGGAAGGCGCCTTGGGTGGAGAGTGTTGATCAGCGCAACTTTGTCTGACGGCAGGAACATAATATCTATTGTTGAACTGGTCTAACATCAAGCCAAAACAATTCTGATCAATTCCATCGATGGCAGCGCAACAATCTGGTCCAATGCGACTATAATCGCCAGTAAAAAAGGCAGACATCAGGTCTCCCACTAATCTGTCTATGTCAGTTAGTGATGACCAACATTTTTCATAATCTTCTTGAGTTGGTGGTTTCCATGTCGGCAGTGCCGGAACTTGTGGTGGCGGTGGCGTCAAAGGCTGCCCAAAGTAGAACCAAAGCCGTGAGACTGCCTTTGGATGTGCCGCATGTGAGACTGTCTTTGGATGTGCATGTGCAGCACGATCATGAAGGAATTGGGTGACATAGGGAGGGTTATGCCTCCCAAACCCTACATTGAACAACAATGCTGAGCTCACAAAAAGCAACACAATGGAGATTGAAATCCTCATATTGATCAATGATATTATTCTCTCTCCCTGTCAATTGTGCTTCTACATGTTGCTCTAGTAGGGTTTTTATAGTTTGTCAAGTAGAGTTGGACTAGGTTACAACCTCATCAACTTACATTTTTTATGTGAAACACTCAAGCACTTGTCTTCTATTCAAACTCATAAAGGGGTTTTTAATATGTGACCAATATCccctgaaaataaaaataaaaataaaaatatttgtgTTTCTTCCTACGTTGCTCATTTTCTTGAACtcaaaaaaaactataatcattttgaataaaatttatgttgttttgaatatatatatatatatatatatatatttatttattcaatttgtGCCGgctgagagagaggagagagagatttttatttttaatttttcaatttttttattaatatttttttacacaTAAGCAAAAAAATTGGACCCCATAAATGACACGCCATCACTTAACGGATCTTCTAACGGTAGAAACatattgtaacaaattttaaatgtgGAGGTACTTCATTGttataattgaaaatatgGGGACAAACATGCCTCAAGAGTACAACTTCAGGGTACCAAACTGAAATTACccctaaatattttatttaaaaaaaattaaaaattaaatattatttatcaagtaatataatttatgaagttaactaaaatatttaatactacttattcactaaagaaataataaataaaacataattaataaggctaagatattatttaattactaaaaataaaattttattgacTTAAAGATACtaagttaaattttttttaaaaaaaaaactctccaGACGAAATTCCGTCGGCACAATCTATCCCAGCGAAACTTTGCCAGGTTAGACCTATCGTGACGAAACTTCGCCGGCACAGTTAAATTTCGTTGGGAAATGTATAATCCGGCAAATACGGCTTACATACCTTTGTCggcgaaatttcgtcgggataggtttttcttgcttttttaaaaatataaaattagtttctttgcTATTCTGTACAAGTAGAGtattttaacagtatagccacacggctatactctataaatagaaattttaacagcatagccgtgcggctatgcCCTTGAAATAGAATAGTCTAAAAGTACAGCTGCGCGtctatacattttttttttaaaaggggaaaaaccgagtatagcctatttaaaacaaaaaaaggacccGCTTTGGGCGTCACGTGTCAGAAAAGGTATGGCCGATcagctatactttttttttcaaaaaaccgtagtatagccgaacggctgtactattttaaataaaattaaaaaaactgagtatagccgcccggctgtactatttttaaaaaatagaaaaccccgtttatagccgaccggctatactttttttttaaaacaaaaggagGACCCGCCTATTGCCTGGgtgcccacgtgtcaaaatagtatagccgccgcctggctatacccttttttgttttattatttataatatttatttaaaatttcttgagTTCAAAGATAACTTGATTCTTACATCATTCGGCCTTTCATAAGATGAAGTTGGTTctatatgaagaaaaataagattgTTTCATAAAAAGAATAGACTAATTTAAAGGATTGTTGTTGATGACAAACAATCACAATATAACTAAATAACATAATAAAAcaagataaattttttaaaaaaaatataatcaaaCAACAGTtactaaaaagaaatattaattaaatcaacagAGTCCAAGGCCCATCTTTTGACAAAAATTATGTAGTTTTATCTATTACCCAAATATTTATCCAAGCCCAAACTAAGATGAGGATCAACTTTGCCTCCACTAGACCTATACCCTATTTAGTATTTCTAAATTGTTGGTGCTTATAAACCATGAAAGGAAACAACTCtcttccaatgtgggactaaaTGAAAGTATATTTTTCCTATACAAACTCTACAGTTGTGGCTTTACTCATTATGTAATACTAAGAGTAATTTATAAAACATAATAATCTTTCAATTTGATTCTAGAAGTCGACAAGAAAATTTGAATggtggagaaaaaaataatgtccAACCAAACtgtatatttaattaattgaggCTTGAACTAGCGGTTAGGTCTCGTTTGATGACTagtattggattggattggattagaTAACTCCTTATATTTAAAGCATATGTTTAAggaacaaatgaaaaaaatatataaattaaccaATTAGTTGAAGGTAGAAGATGGATTACTCATGAAGAAAACTTATCCCATCTAATCCCCACAAAATTGTAGGATAGCAACACTTTCTAATTAATCCCTCCTAATCCCCCCAAaatggaaaatcattcacatcTACCTTCATTTCCTCCTTCACAATACCTTAGATTTAGTGACTTATCCAATCTAATCCTAAGTGAGCAATCTTGAGCTGGAATTGGTgaagttgtcgtcgttgttgTTCGTTTAggagagagcaaagagagaagggaatttCGAAGGGATGTGCATGGTGGATTTAGTCTAGACATTTCGAAGTATATACCTTTTTCTCACAATTCTTTGGTTTGTCTATCACGTTATTTGGATGTTAATTTATGAGTAGAATCAAAGGTTGTTCTTTTCGacttatgattttatttctcGTCTTACTCTGCCAATTCAAAATTGGAGATTCTTAAGCACTGTTTCAACTTCTGGATTTTATTCTCACGGAGGTTaatgttttgcttttttattgtttgagctaatattcagtttttatttctaattttgaGCTCCGTCTCTATTTCTGTCCTAGCAATTTGTAAACAATCAATTGGTTTgaagtttgttttttcttgccTGAATTAtgagctttttatttttgttgtcatGTTTTTTCTTGCCTGAAttgaaaaaacttaaaagGAAACCTAATGATttccctgttttttttttctttggttaagtTATGACAATAGGGAACAACCGCATCAAGATGGCTCATTTTTTCCAGCATCGTCTTCATTGTCTGGAAACGTTGGTAGTACCAAACAAGATATTTACAACTCTAACAGAGATAGGCATATGAAGATTAAAGGTCATGATGGAGAGTTCCTTGGATGATGTTTCGAACTCTTAGTGAGTAGTGGCAAAAGAAATTCAGCTTTACTCAATCCAGTTTCTTTATCTTTGACTGTTTATCTACTAAATTATTGTTCAAGGTCTATTGAACAATAAGCAAAGATTGTTCAAGGCATATCTTGCTTGATTTCTTTGTAGTTAAGTAAGGAACTGTGGATGCAGTTAGTTGTACTGTGTATAAAATGGAATATTATTTCTCTAAAAATCTGCGTTGTTGATGATAAGCTATCTAGCCCTTGCTTATTTTTTGGCTATAGATTTAAAGGAGATTATCCAGAGCTTGCATATATCAGTTTTGtccaaacaaaatcaaaagtaGTTGTAGCATGTTGATTATATCCATCCAGGAGTCAGAGAGACCTCCTTTAACTTAGACGAATCAGTTGGCAAAAACCATCTCTACAAGCACATAAGGAAAAACCCTTGTGAAAAAAGCTAGTGAGGAACAAATGAAATATTTCTACTTCCTGTACAAAAATTGATAACTTTAAACAGAGTGCTTCCTCTACAAATGCTTCATAACCAACAAATAAATCGATCTTGCATGTTTTCTACTTCAAATCTTCTCCTCATATGGTTGCTCTACTGGCATAAATGAAAATCCAAGCATTCCACAAGCCACACATGCAAATATCCACGAGCCGacttgaaaatcataaactaGAAAGTTTTAAGCATAGAGAATGCTACTGGAATTCCTCAATAAAGGAGGAATCAAACCAGAGTAGGAAGGCTAGCTTAGTAAAGTTAGTCTTCATTCACCTTTCCATGGTTCCCCATCCATCTGCATATATGCACACTAGTGTTGAGTACTCCTCGTGCATGGCTGCTTCCATGGTTCCCCATCCATCTGCATATATGCATTTCTCCGCTCCCCACCTCTAATTTCTAACTGAATTGCAGCAGCCTAATACCAATGTAATTTGTTCAATACATGAGCAAAAAATTTCCAACATATCAAA
This genomic interval carries:
- the LOC18777981 gene encoding protein kish, with the protein product MSALFNFNSFLTVVLLVICTCTFLKMQFPAVLEQKTGFRGFFWKAARIGERLSPWVAAGCFTMGISILFF